From one Desulfurobacterium thermolithotrophum DSM 11699 genomic stretch:
- a CDS encoding efflux RND transporter permease subunit yields the protein MDKIIEWYVRKPHAILAILLFFCVIGLIGFKEIPRKFFPDANRPQIAIVTVEPGASAEDVASHITRPIEQRMKTLDLVRTVRSISKDEVSVVTVEFEYEKGIDAAATDVSNELSKVLPFLPNDILPPQVYKVTDATNPVMVIAVSPKQRSGLSLAQVREIAENEIKDRLLNLPNVSDVEIFGGYKREIRIYPDYLKLAKYNISFYQLAKAIRENNKNVPIGLTINKEGLVVLKLEDEVDRIEKLKNIYIAPNIKLKDVAKVDWGYKDRLSAYHGNGKPAIGISILRSPKGYELPAIESVMNFLPKLKKLYPQLNFEIADTQEWMIKLSNKNMFEALRDAILMTLFVIFLFLANIRMLIVSFFSIPVTCLVTIGLMWLFGFNLNIVTLTAVILALGMLTDDAVVIVESIERHYFELKKDIWRATIDGTKEVMLADFSGTFTTVVMLLPIVFIGGYVEKILKPLALVLIIALIVSYIVSITLLPMVTPYILKKTPDKNFLERKVYSFFVKGLVFKTGNFYASVVSSVLSSSLKKVSFLFLAVILFVLTMKNVMPLVGRDLMPPMDTGLVIVRAETDPNTSLEKTEEILSKMEKIVYSMPYVLRVSSTIGSEPGVLSFGSGKLPQQIEIKIQFIDRFHRKETIWQIEEKLRESFSQIPGLRYVNVMDFGATPLSSIKATIDEMIYGKDPKVLNKLGDKLLSLMYKVKGLTSVSRSWYMDKKEYIFQIDSNKASLYGLTPLEIANYVGEYVKGIPVSSFVVPMENGMVIRVILPKDERGFVDQLKSIPIPTKKGFIPLSYFATFKSQNVQNVITHQDLLNVLDIQGYRATAPTTFLQMQVNPLEKSLKLPAGYGVSHEGEIKQMQESFSRLFKSLAIGIIILYFSLVIVFGSFTYPISILAAIPLSVIGAAISLLITGKPQCMPSFMGMILLAGVIVNNSILLIDFIQKARNEGRPLSEAILDSIKIRTRPVLMTAFGTSVGMIPIALGWALGLERLAPLAVVAIGGLIIGTFMTLVFVPVLVSFIEEVKLLILRFCSLSR from the coding sequence ATGGATAAGATAATTGAATGGTACGTAAGAAAACCTCATGCGATATTGGCAATACTTCTTTTCTTCTGCGTCATTGGATTAATCGGCTTTAAAGAAATTCCAAGAAAGTTTTTTCCAGATGCAAATAGACCTCAGATTGCAATAGTTACAGTTGAACCGGGAGCTTCAGCGGAAGACGTCGCCTCTCATATAACAAGACCAATTGAACAGAGAATGAAAACCCTTGATCTCGTCCGTACGGTTAGGTCTATTTCAAAGGATGAAGTTTCTGTAGTTACTGTTGAGTTTGAATACGAAAAAGGGATAGATGCAGCAGCAACTGATGTTTCAAATGAGCTCTCAAAGGTTTTACCCTTCCTTCCAAACGATATCCTTCCTCCACAGGTTTACAAAGTAACCGATGCAACAAATCCTGTAATGGTCATTGCAGTATCTCCTAAACAGAGGAGTGGTCTTTCACTTGCTCAGGTTAGAGAAATTGCAGAAAACGAGATAAAGGACAGACTTTTAAACCTTCCCAACGTCTCAGACGTGGAAATCTTTGGTGGATACAAACGTGAGATAAGAATTTATCCAGACTATTTAAAACTTGCAAAATATAACATTTCTTTTTATCAACTTGCCAAAGCCATAAGGGAGAACAACAAAAACGTTCCTATCGGGTTAACTATAAACAAAGAGGGTCTTGTAGTTTTAAAACTTGAAGATGAAGTAGATAGGATAGAGAAACTAAAAAATATATACATTGCTCCAAACATAAAGCTGAAAGATGTTGCAAAGGTGGATTGGGGTTATAAAGATAGACTTTCTGCATATCACGGAAATGGAAAGCCAGCAATTGGAATAAGTATTCTACGTTCTCCGAAGGGTTATGAGCTTCCAGCTATTGAATCTGTAATGAATTTTCTTCCTAAACTTAAAAAACTCTATCCGCAGCTAAACTTTGAAATTGCTGATACTCAGGAGTGGATGATCAAACTCTCCAATAAAAACATGTTTGAAGCCCTAAGAGATGCAATCTTAATGACCCTTTTTGTAATATTTCTCTTCCTTGCAAATATCAGGATGCTTATAGTCTCCTTCTTTTCTATTCCGGTAACGTGCCTTGTTACAATTGGTCTTATGTGGCTCTTTGGATTTAACCTCAACATTGTTACACTAACTGCTGTTATCCTTGCTCTTGGAATGCTAACAGATGATGCAGTTGTAATTGTTGAAAGTATTGAAAGACATTACTTTGAGCTAAAGAAGGATATATGGAGAGCAACTATTGATGGAACAAAAGAAGTAATGCTTGCTGACTTTAGCGGAACTTTTACTACTGTTGTGATGCTTCTTCCAATCGTTTTCATTGGAGGATATGTTGAAAAAATTTTAAAGCCTTTAGCTCTCGTTCTCATAATTGCTCTTATAGTTTCTTACATTGTTTCAATAACTTTGCTTCCAATGGTAACCCCATACATTCTTAAAAAAACGCCGGACAAAAACTTTCTTGAAAGGAAGGTTTACAGCTTTTTCGTTAAAGGACTTGTCTTTAAGACGGGTAACTTTTACGCTTCAGTTGTTAGTTCGGTTCTAAGTAGTTCTTTAAAAAAGGTATCATTTCTCTTTTTAGCAGTTATTCTCTTTGTGCTTACTATGAAAAACGTAATGCCTCTTGTTGGTAGAGACCTAATGCCTCCTATGGATACAGGACTTGTAATTGTTAGAGCAGAAACAGATCCTAATACTTCGCTTGAGAAAACAGAAGAAATACTTTCGAAAATGGAAAAAATCGTTTATTCAATGCCATACGTTTTAAGAGTTTCATCAACCATTGGTTCAGAACCAGGAGTTCTTTCCTTTGGAAGTGGAAAACTTCCACAGCAGATAGAGATAAAGATTCAGTTTATTGATAGATTCCATAGAAAAGAAACAATATGGCAGATAGAAGAAAAGTTGAGAGAATCTTTTAGTCAAATTCCAGGTTTAAGGTATGTTAATGTTATGGACTTTGGTGCAACGCCACTTTCTTCTATTAAAGCAACCATAGATGAAATGATTTACGGGAAAGATCCGAAAGTTCTCAATAAACTTGGAGATAAACTACTTTCTCTTATGTATAAAGTAAAAGGTTTAACTTCTGTTTCTCGAAGTTGGTATATGGATAAAAAAGAGTATATCTTCCAAATTGATTCAAACAAAGCAAGTCTTTATGGTCTAACGCCTCTTGAGATAGCAAACTATGTTGGTGAATACGTTAAAGGTATCCCAGTTTCTTCCTTTGTTGTTCCGATGGAAAATGGAATGGTAATAAGAGTAATTCTTCCAAAAGATGAAAGAGGTTTTGTAGATCAACTTAAATCAATACCAATTCCTACAAAAAAAGGTTTCATACCTCTTTCTTATTTTGCAACCTTTAAGTCTCAAAATGTTCAGAATGTTATTACTCATCAAGATTTATTAAATGTCTTAGATATTCAAGGTTATAGAGCAACAGCACCAACAACTTTTCTCCAAATGCAGGTAAATCCCTTAGAGAAGTCTTTAAAACTTCCAGCAGGTTATGGTGTATCCCACGAAGGAGAAATAAAGCAAATGCAGGAAAGTTTTTCAAGGCTTTTTAAATCTCTTGCAATAGGAATTATTATTCTTTATTTTTCTCTAGTTATAGTTTTTGGCTCTTTTACCTATCCAATTTCTATCTTGGCAGCCATTCCTCTTTCAGTTATAGGAGCTGCAATATCTCTTCTGATTACAGGAAAACCTCAGTGTATGCCTTCTTTTATGGGAATGATTCTTCTTGCTGGAGTTATTGTAAACAATTCTATCCTTCTTATTGATTTCATACAAAAGGCAAGAAATGAAGGAAGACCGCTCAGCGAAGCTATCTTGGATAGTATAAAAATCAGAACTCGCCCTGTTCTTATGACAGCTTTTGGAACATCTGTGGGGATGATCCCTATAGCTCTTGGTTGGGCTTTGGGACTTGAGAGGCTTGCTCCACTAGCGGTTGTTGCAATTGGAGGACTTATTATTGGAACGTTTATGACTCTTGTCTTTGTTCCTGTTCTGGTTTCGTTTATTGAAGAGGTGAAGCTTCTTATTCTGCGCTTTTGCTCATTGTCACGATGA
- a CDS encoding efflux RND transporter periplasmic adaptor subunit, with translation MKTKILFIAIIVGLVLIGVTAIKKKKEEISKIPPPKIYPISVKWTTIKSGELQEEFNYIGTFQPYKHATISTKIYGTVLKVYKSEGDFFKKGELLAKIDDSEIKSNISALEEEKRAKENLIPGLRAELRAAEIALKNAKEEFNREKFLYEKGAVPKVAVEKVENQLAIAESKVESIKAKWKELKSAISSIEKKIEALKSQLKYTEIRALDDGVVSEVLAYEGSLATPGKPIIKVYYPKYGFKILINIPPEDAKEIPIDSPVFKGEKKIGKLVKYYPSANENFLYIAEIKVNKSEKIKPFENVSVKVLGKPYKGQIVPIYAILHLKNGDYVLSVEQNNKVKPVKIKVLKTVKDKAIISSNLQEGTKVIVGRESKLLEVMRRGSVVLSEAFDG, from the coding sequence ATGAAAACAAAAATACTATTCATTGCAATAATTGTTGGTTTAGTCCTCATTGGAGTTACTGCCATAAAGAAGAAAAAAGAGGAAATTTCAAAAATTCCTCCACCTAAGATTTATCCAATTTCTGTAAAGTGGACTACTATTAAAAGTGGAGAGCTCCAAGAAGAATTTAATTATATTGGAACTTTTCAACCATATAAACATGCCACAATTTCAACAAAAATTTATGGAACAGTTTTAAAAGTCTATAAAAGCGAAGGAGATTTTTTTAAGAAAGGAGAGCTCCTTGCAAAAATAGATGATTCTGAAATCAAAAGTAACATTTCTGCTCTTGAAGAAGAAAAAAGAGCAAAAGAAAACCTTATTCCTGGACTACGAGCAGAACTCAGAGCAGCAGAAATTGCATTAAAAAATGCCAAAGAGGAGTTTAATAGAGAAAAATTTCTTTATGAAAAAGGAGCTGTTCCAAAAGTAGCAGTTGAAAAAGTAGAAAATCAACTTGCTATTGCTGAATCAAAAGTAGAAAGCATAAAGGCAAAATGGAAAGAGCTTAAGTCGGCTATTTCTTCAATAGAGAAAAAAATAGAAGCTCTTAAATCTCAACTTAAGTATACGGAAATTAGAGCTCTTGACGATGGAGTTGTTTCAGAAGTTCTTGCATATGAAGGAAGTTTAGCAACTCCAGGAAAACCGATAATAAAAGTCTATTATCCTAAGTATGGTTTTAAAATTTTAATAAATATTCCCCCAGAAGATGCGAAAGAAATTCCAATTGATAGTCCTGTTTTTAAGGGTGAAAAGAAAATTGGAAAACTGGTCAAGTATTACCCTTCTGCAAACGAAAATTTTCTTTACATTGCTGAGATAAAAGTTAACAAATCAGAAAAGATAAAACCTTTTGAAAATGTATCTGTTAAGGTTCTTGGAAAACCTTATAAAGGTCAAATTGTTCCTATATATGCCATTCTTCATCTAAAAAATGGAGATTATGTTTTATCTGTTGAACAGAATAATAAGGTAAAACCCGTTAAGATAAAAGTACTTAAAACAGTAAAGGATAAAGCAATTATCTCCTCTAACCTTCAAGAAGGGACAAAAGTAATAGTCGGCAGAGAGAGCAAACTCCTTGAAGTTATGAGAAGGGGAAGTGTGGTTTTATCGGAGGCTTTTGATGGATAA
- the thiC gene encoding phosphomethylpyrimidine synthase ThiC: MATLVELVKKGVITKEIEFVAKYEKRDIDYIVQGLIEGTIVIPANIYHREREGFQPRGIGKGLITKVNANIGTSGDIESIELELEKMKVAIKYGADAVMDLSTGNYIDETRRTIIQNSPVMVGTVPIYQAAKEAVDKHGFIGKMTVDDLFNAIEKHCQDGVDFITVHCGVTLSSLEKLRNEGRIMNIVSRGGALMAEWMVYNERENPLYEYFDRLLEIAKKYDVTLSLGDGMRPGCIADATDRCQIEELITLGELVDRAREADVQAMVEGPGHVPLDQVEANILLQKRLCHNAPFYVLGPIVTDIAPGYDHIAGAIGGAIAAKTGADFLCYLTPAEHLALPDVEDVKQGVIAARIAGHAADIVKGIPGAIEWDLEMAKARENLDWEKQFELAIDPETARKYREERKPKKDEETCTMCGKLCSIKRVHEYLKKDK; this comes from the coding sequence ATGGCTACCCTTGTTGAGCTTGTCAAAAAAGGTGTAATTACAAAAGAAATTGAATTTGTAGCAAAATATGAAAAAAGAGATATTGATTATATAGTTCAAGGACTTATTGAAGGAACAATAGTAATTCCTGCTAATATCTATCATAGAGAAAGAGAAGGCTTTCAACCAAGAGGAATTGGTAAAGGATTAATCACAAAAGTAAATGCAAACATTGGAACATCTGGAGATATTGAAAGTATTGAACTTGAACTTGAGAAAATGAAGGTTGCTATTAAATACGGCGCAGATGCTGTAATGGATCTTTCAACAGGTAATTATATCGATGAGACAAGAAGGACAATCATTCAAAACTCACCTGTAATGGTAGGAACAGTTCCTATTTATCAAGCCGCTAAAGAAGCAGTAGACAAACATGGTTTCATTGGGAAAATGACAGTTGACGATTTATTTAATGCTATTGAAAAACACTGTCAGGATGGTGTTGACTTTATAACAGTTCACTGTGGTGTTACATTAAGTTCCCTTGAAAAGTTAAGAAACGAAGGAAGAATAATGAACATAGTTTCCCGTGGTGGTGCTTTAATGGCAGAGTGGATGGTTTATAATGAAAGAGAAAATCCACTTTACGAATACTTCGACAGACTCCTTGAAATAGCTAAAAAGTACGATGTTACACTTTCTCTTGGTGATGGAATGAGACCTGGTTGTATTGCTGATGCAACAGATAGGTGTCAGATAGAAGAACTCATTACACTTGGAGAACTTGTTGACAGAGCAAGAGAAGCTGACGTTCAGGCAATGGTTGAAGGACCTGGACATGTACCTCTTGATCAAGTAGAAGCAAACATTCTTCTTCAAAAAAGACTCTGTCATAACGCACCTTTTTATGTTCTTGGCCCAATTGTTACTGATATTGCCCCAGGTTACGATCACATAGCAGGAGCAATTGGTGGAGCAATAGCTGCAAAAACTGGCGCAGATTTTCTATGTTATCTTACTCCTGCTGAACACCTTGCACTTCCAGATGTTGAAGATGTCAAGCAAGGAGTAATCGCTGCAAGAATTGCAGGTCATGCAGCTGACATTGTTAAAGGTATTCCAGGTGCTATAGAATGGGACCTTGAAATGGCAAAAGCAAGGGAAAATCTTGATTGGGAAAAACAATTTGAGCTTGCAATAGACCCAGAAACTGCAAGAAAGTACAGAGAAGAGAGAAAACCTAAAAAAGATGAAGAAACCTGTACAATGTGTGGAAAGCTCTGTTCGATAAAGAGGGTTCATGAATATTTGAAAAAAGACAAGTAA
- a CDS encoding EAL domain-containing protein, with protein sequence MEEYLKFFDKFCISDLEELPESIRKKQEITNVKDFCKEIKPQFKELISCYFKNKKRFEKLSIDLGRKLYEKGISIALIVDAVNTILFKIINYINPEHLPKNLIEQANQLMEEFMNFIALGFILELLPEKKKKLEQTFNTTPCRDLVNQFSYIEKVFGEGKPLFKEANDCPVTDYMKDLGFRIACNKLKICEEIEKTHHLLHTYFKLFKVYYDKKRYLPIYLILITIYFLFEKLGEMFRSVESAKKNISIEELISFILTEKKDIILFVLDPKEISFLNKVFGYTIGDKVFFFLMEKLIALIPPGKEQAIIKCIQGAICVISENNSIDYDKIFLEIKKFLKEEFKHLPIKLDVSGFLLKFPKEVDISQGKVLSSIKFAIRESKKNPENLFVLDLKKLDNYRKITIFKNFYEDLVEKISSGKIGLVIQGIYNLKTQKVSHYEVFVRLRDSKGEVIPAYEFIDLIYEYRLIDLLDIAVLRKIIENAHLFYNKFIFINISPRTFKIVSSSEEVKKLTKQMKKMGLKFGFEITEQSTIEDFDIIVDFFKKTKLPILIDDFGTGYSSFSHFVDFIERVPIKFLKIDGSYVKKIVDSGKAEKIVKTVNGMAHSLNIETVAEFAENKEIVDKLKKLEVDYGQGYFFEKPKLIV encoded by the coding sequence ATGGAGGAGTATCTTAAATTTTTTGATAAATTTTGCATAAGTGATTTAGAAGAATTACCAGAAAGTATTAGAAAAAAGCAGGAAATTACAAATGTTAAAGACTTCTGTAAAGAAATTAAGCCTCAGTTTAAAGAACTAATAAGTTGTTATTTCAAAAATAAAAAAAGATTTGAAAAATTATCTATAGATTTGGGAAGAAAGCTTTATGAAAAAGGCATAAGTATAGCTCTTATTGTTGATGCAGTTAATACAATTCTTTTCAAAATTATCAACTATATAAATCCAGAACATTTACCTAAAAATCTTATAGAACAGGCAAATCAACTTATGGAAGAATTTATGAACTTTATTGCTCTAGGATTTATACTAGAATTACTTCCTGAAAAAAAGAAAAAATTAGAACAAACCTTTAATACTACTCCTTGTAGAGATTTAGTTAACCAATTCTCATATATAGAAAAAGTTTTTGGAGAAGGAAAACCTCTATTTAAAGAAGCTAATGATTGTCCCGTTACAGATTATATGAAAGACTTAGGCTTTAGAATAGCTTGCAACAAACTAAAAATCTGCGAAGAAATAGAAAAAACACACCATTTACTGCACACGTACTTTAAGCTATTTAAAGTTTACTATGATAAAAAAAGATATCTTCCTATTTATTTAATTTTAATTACCATTTATTTTTTATTTGAAAAATTGGGAGAAATGTTCCGTAGTGTTGAAAGTGCAAAGAAAAATATTTCAATTGAAGAATTAATATCTTTTATTTTAACAGAAAAAAAAGATATAATCCTTTTCGTCCTTGATCCAAAAGAAATATCTTTTCTAAACAAAGTATTTGGATATACTATAGGAGATAAAGTTTTCTTTTTTTTAATGGAAAAGCTAATTGCTTTAATTCCTCCTGGTAAAGAACAAGCAATAATTAAGTGTATACAAGGTGCGATCTGCGTAATTTCGGAAAACAACTCTATAGATTACGATAAGATTTTTCTAGAAATCAAAAAATTCCTTAAAGAAGAATTTAAACATCTACCTATAAAGTTAGATGTATCTGGTTTTCTACTAAAGTTTCCTAAAGAAGTTGACATAAGTCAAGGAAAAGTATTGAGTTCAATTAAATTTGCCATTAGGGAAAGCAAAAAAAATCCAGAAAACCTATTTGTGTTAGACCTAAAAAAGTTAGATAATTATCGAAAGATAACGATATTCAAAAATTTCTATGAGGATCTAGTGGAAAAAATATCCTCGGGAAAAATAGGATTAGTCATTCAAGGTATCTACAATCTAAAAACGCAAAAGGTAAGTCACTATGAAGTTTTTGTAAGATTAAGAGATAGTAAAGGAGAAGTTATTCCTGCTTATGAATTTATAGATTTGATTTATGAGTATAGACTAATAGATCTTCTGGATATAGCTGTTCTAAGAAAAATTATAGAAAATGCTCATCTATTTTACAATAAGTTCATATTCATAAATATAAGTCCTAGAACTTTCAAAATTGTTTCTTCTTCTGAAGAAGTAAAAAAACTTACAAAACAGATGAAAAAGATGGGATTAAAGTTTGGTTTTGAAATAACCGAGCAGTCAACTATCGAAGATTTTGACATTATTGTAGATTTCTTTAAAAAGACAAAACTTCCAATATTAATAGACGATTTTGGAACTGGCTATTCTTCATTCTCACATTTTGTAGATTTTATTGAAAGAGTTCCCATAAAGTTTTTGAAAATAGATGGTAGTTATGTAAAGAAAATCGTAGATTCAGGAAAAGCTGAAAAAATAGTAAAAACAGTAAATGGTATGGCACATTCTTTAAATATTGAAACAGTTGCAGAATTTGCAGAAAACAAGGAAATCGTAGATAAGCTGAAAAAGCTGGAAGTTGACTACGGTCAAGGATACTTCTTCGAAAAACCTAAACTTATCGTGTAA
- a CDS encoding polyprenyl synthetase family protein yields the protein MKIFKPFEVIREELEKAEECSRELLNSNVRLVLTAGGYILDSGGKRVRPGLTIISGKLVEAPLERLIPVATVMEYMHTATLLHDDIVDGAKLRRGRLSANEVFGNDVAVLVGDYMFAKAIYILAVYGGDKVLKVAAQTVQEMAEGELLQLEKIGDINLTEEEYFDIIYRKTASLLSTCCEVGGIVGEAREEERKALKNYGKFIGYAFQLVDDAFDYISDEKTIGKPAGNDIREGKVTYPLLSALKKATESEKERISQVLSTVEPTKEQIESVRQFAFEKGGVEETIKLAREYVERAKEVLNVFPESPLRKALFEIADFIVERTS from the coding sequence ATGAAGATATTTAAGCCATTTGAAGTGATAAGAGAAGAACTTGAAAAAGCTGAAGAGTGTTCAAGGGAGCTCCTCAATTCTAACGTCAGGCTCGTCCTCACAGCCGGTGGTTATATTCTTGATAGTGGTGGAAAGAGAGTAAGACCAGGACTCACAATCATTTCTGGAAAACTTGTAGAAGCTCCTCTTGAGAGGCTTATCCCCGTTGCAACGGTTATGGAGTATATGCACACAGCTACTCTCCTTCACGATGATATCGTTGACGGTGCAAAGCTGAGGAGAGGAAGGTTATCAGCAAATGAGGTCTTTGGAAACGACGTTGCAGTCTTAGTTGGTGACTACATGTTTGCAAAAGCCATTTACATTCTGGCAGTTTACGGTGGAGATAAGGTTTTAAAGGTTGCAGCCCAGACTGTTCAGGAGATGGCAGAGGGAGAACTCCTTCAGCTTGAAAAGATTGGAGATATCAATCTCACAGAGGAAGAGTATTTTGACATAATTTACCGAAAAACTGCTTCACTCCTCTCAACCTGCTGTGAAGTCGGTGGAATCGTTGGCGAAGCAAGGGAAGAGGAAAGGAAAGCCCTTAAAAACTACGGTAAATTCATCGGTTACGCATTTCAGCTTGTTGATGACGCCTTTGACTACATATCTGATGAGAAAACAATTGGAAAACCTGCTGGAAATGACATTAGAGAGGGAAAGGTAACCTATCCTCTCCTTTCAGCACTGAAAAAAGCAACAGAATCTGAAAAAGAGAGAATTTCCCAGGTTCTATCAACTGTTGAACCAACTAAGGAACAAATTGAATCTGTAAGACAATTTGCATTTGAAAAAGGCGGAGTTGAAGAAACAATCAAACTTGCAAGAGAATACGTAGAAAGAGCAAAAGAAGTTCTCAACGTCTTTCCAGAATCACCTTTAAGAAAAGCTCTATTCGAAATTGCAGACTTTATTGTTGAAAGAACCAGTTAA
- the pyrE gene encoding orotate phosphoribosyltransferase, whose amino-acid sequence MLTEDQIKEIFLKADAFLEGHFLLSSGLHSPYYLQCAKVLQYPEYSEVLCKELARRIENLEVEYNLVIAPAIGGIIVSYETARHLKVRGIFAERVNGNLTLRRGFKIETGEKVVVVEDVVTTGKSTKETIEVVKQHGGEIVAVGSLVDRSGGKVDFGVPFVTLWQLEVPVYEPESCPLCKESRIPLVKPGSRNIPLK is encoded by the coding sequence ATGCTCACAGAAGATCAGATAAAGGAAATATTTTTAAAAGCAGATGCCTTCCTTGAAGGACATTTCCTTCTTTCAAGTGGTCTTCATAGTCCTTACTATCTTCAGTGCGCAAAGGTTCTTCAATATCCTGAGTATTCAGAAGTTCTATGTAAAGAACTCGCAAGAAGAATAGAAAATCTTGAAGTAGAGTACAACCTTGTAATAGCTCCAGCAATTGGTGGAATTATTGTTTCCTACGAAACTGCAAGACACTTGAAAGTAAGAGGAATTTTTGCAGAAAGGGTTAATGGAAATTTAACATTAAGGAGAGGCTTTAAAATAGAAACTGGCGAAAAAGTAGTTGTAGTTGAAGATGTTGTAACAACAGGAAAGTCTACAAAAGAAACGATAGAAGTTGTTAAACAACACGGTGGAGAAATTGTTGCTGTTGGAAGTCTTGTTGACAGAAGCGGCGGTAAAGTAGATTTTGGAGTTCCATTTGTAACTTTATGGCAACTGGAAGTCCCCGTTTATGAACCAGAGTCTTGTCCTTTATGCAAGGAAAGTAGGATACCTCTTGTAAAGCCTGGAAGCAGAAATATTCCACTTAAGTAG
- the hisF gene encoding imidazole glycerol phosphate synthase subunit HisF, whose translation MLAKRIIPCLDVKEGRVVKGVNFVNLIDAGDPVENAKVYDEQGADELVFLDITASYEKRNIMIDVVKRTAEEVFMPLTVGGGVRTLEDIRNLLNAGADKVSINTAAVKNPDLIYEGAKLFGSQCIVVAIDAKRKGNSWEVYIHGGRTPTGIDVIEWAKKVVDLGAGEILLTSMDKDGTKSGYDIELTRTISEAVSVPVIASGGAGTKEHFYEGFVYGKADAVLAASVFHFKEISIPELKEYLKEKGVRVRI comes from the coding sequence ATGCTCGCAAAGAGGATCATTCCCTGCCTTGACGTAAAAGAAGGAAGGGTGGTTAAAGGAGTTAACTTTGTAAATCTAATAGATGCTGGTGATCCAGTTGAAAACGCAAAAGTTTATGACGAACAAGGAGCTGACGAGCTTGTTTTTCTTGATATAACTGCAAGTTATGAAAAGAGAAACATAATGATAGATGTTGTAAAGAGGACTGCTGAAGAAGTTTTTATGCCACTGACTGTTGGAGGTGGTGTTAGAACTCTCGAGGACATAAGAAATCTTTTAAATGCTGGAGCAGATAAAGTTTCAATAAATACAGCAGCTGTAAAAAATCCGGATTTAATATATGAGGGTGCAAAGCTTTTTGGTTCTCAGTGTATAGTTGTTGCCATAGACGCAAAACGAAAAGGTAATTCATGGGAAGTTTACATACACGGAGGAAGAACTCCAACAGGAATTGATGTTATTGAATGGGCAAAGAAGGTTGTAGACCTTGGAGCAGGTGAAATTCTTCTAACTTCAATGGATAAAGATGGAACAAAATCGGGTTACGATATAGAATTAACAAGAACAATTTCTGAGGCTGTTTCTGTTCCTGTTATTGCCTCAGGTGGAGCAGGAACAAAAGAACATTTTTATGAAGGATTTGTTTATGGAAAAGCTGATGCAGTTCTTGCAGCTTCAGTTTTTCACTTTAAGGAGATTTCTATCCCTGAGTTGAAGGAATATTTGAAAGAAAAAGGAGTTCGAGTAAGAATATAA